One genomic window of Salvia miltiorrhiza cultivar Shanhuang (shh) chromosome 4, IMPLAD_Smil_shh, whole genome shotgun sequence includes the following:
- the LOC131019789 gene encoding glycine-rich RNA-binding protein RZ1C-like — MGTRNGKEVLVAAKGSTSSSKGGKKKWKGPKGKHDHEASGSGKAKVDGPSGGVNKPTAKGKCFKCGKVGHWKKDCPVLKAKGQGVQPNKGAGK, encoded by the exons atgggcacgcgcaatgggaaagaggtccttgttgctgccaagggatctacttcttcgtcgaaaggcgggaaaaagaagtggaaaggtccaaagggcaagcatgaccatgaggctagtgggagcggtaaagccaaggttgatggccctagcggcggcgtgaacaagccgacagccaagggaaagtgcttcaagtgcggcaaggttgggcattggaagaaagattgtccagtgctcaaggcaaagggacaag gggttcaacccaacaagggagctggcaagtga
- the LOC131023053 gene encoding uncharacterized protein LOC131023053 gives MEGAPRGRGGGRGRGRGRGRGFIPEELVPQVAPNHTAEEKFRKEKPPTFDGLGEPTDAEKWDRAIERIFNYIRCDDEDKVACATYQLVDEADFWWESVRRTMTDEQWENFTWEEFKAELYEKYIPGCYRQKKQNEFWNLKQKAGTVTEYDRAFNQLSRYAPTLVDSDEKRAEKFRN, from the coding sequence ATGGAAGGTGCACCAAGAGGACGCGGTGGAGGTCGTGGACGTGGCCGTGGGCGCGGTAGGGGATTCATCCCCGAAGAACTTGTTCcacaagtagcaccaaatcACACAGCTGAGGAAAAGTTTCGTAAGGAAAAACCCCCAACGTTTGATGGGTTGGGCGAACCCACAGATGCTGAGAAATGGGATAGAGCAATAGAACGGATCTTCAACTACATCCGTTGTGATGATGAGGATAAAGTGGCATGCGCAACTTATCAGTTGGTGGACgaagctgacttttggtgggagtcAGTGAGGCGGACTATGACTGACGAACAGTGGGAGAATTTCACATGGGAAGAGTTCAAGGCTGAATTGTACGAGAAGTATATACCGGGATGTTACcgacagaagaaacagaacgagTTTTGGAATCTCAAGCAGAAAGCGGGAACTGTGACCGAGTATGATAGAGccttcaatcagctatcaagatatgctccgacgTTGGTGGACAGCGATGAGAAACGCGCAGAGAAGTTCAGAAACTGA
- the LOC131023052 gene encoding uncharacterized protein LOC131023052: MEGAPRGRGGGRGRGRGRGRGFIPEELVPQVAPNRTAEEKFRKEKPPTFDGLGEPTDAEKWDRAIERIFNYIRCDDEDKVACATYQLVDEADFWWESVRRTMTDEQWENFTWEEFKAELYEKYIPGCYRQKKQNEFWNLKQKAGTVTEYDRAFNQLSRYAPTLVDSDEKRAEKFRN, encoded by the coding sequence ATGGAAGGTGCACCAAGAGGACGCGGTGGAGGTCGTGGACGTGGCCGTGGGCGCGGTAGGGGATTCATCCCCGAAGAACTTGTTCcacaagtagcaccaaatcgCACAGCTGAGGAAAAGTTTCGTAAGGAAAAACCCCCAACGTTTGATGGGTTGGGCGAACCCACAGATGCTGAGAAATGGGATAGAGCAATAGAACGGATCTTCAACTACATCCGTTGTGATGATGAGGATAAAGTGGCATGCGCAACTTATCAGTTGGTGGACgaagctgacttttggtgggagtcAGTGAGGCGGACTATGACTGACGAACAGTGGGAGAATTTCACATGGGAAGAGTTCAAGGCTGAATTGTACGAGAAGTATATACCGGGATGTTACcgacagaagaaacagaacgagTTTTGGAATCTCAAGCAGAAAGCGGGAACTGTGACCGAGTATGATAGAGccttcaatcagctatcaagatatgctccgacgTTGGTGGACAGCGATGAGAAACGCGCAGAGAAGTTCAGAAACTGA